In one window of Oscillospiraceae bacterium DNA:
- a CDS encoding oxaloacetate decarboxylase subunit alpha produces the protein MPKVKLTETVLRDSHQSLIATRMSTEEMLPILDKLDKIGYNALECWGGATFDACLRFLNEDPWERLRKIKAVAKNTKLQMLFRGQNILGYRHYADDVVEYFVQKSIANGIDIIRIFDALNDPRNLKVAIDATKKEGGHVQAAFSYTTSPVHNNEYFAKYAKQLEEMGADSICIKDMSGLLKPYDAYELVKSLKANTKLPIELHTHYTSGLASMTALKAIEAGCDIIDTAISPMAMGTSQLPTESLVATLAGTEYDTGLDLAALDEICKYFTPLRDKYIKSGLLDPAVLKVDVNALMFQVPGGMLSNLVSQLKQAGKSDKLREVLEEVPRVRADAGYPPLVTPSSQIVGTQAVFNVINGERYKMVTKEFKALVKGEYGKTPVKIDDEFVKKIAKEEPLTTGRPADALKPELSKLREEIKEYIEQDEDVLSYALFEQVALKFFEKRRAEKYKLDAENGDIEKQVHPV, from the coding sequence ATGCCGAAAGTAAAACTTACGGAAACCGTTCTTCGTGACTCTCACCAGTCACTTATTGCGACCAGAATGTCAACCGAAGAAATGCTTCCTATACTTGATAAATTAGATAAAATTGGCTATAACGCTCTTGAATGCTGGGGCGGTGCGACATTTGATGCTTGCCTTCGCTTTCTCAATGAGGATCCTTGGGAAAGACTGCGTAAGATAAAAGCGGTCGCCAAAAATACTAAGCTTCAAATGTTGTTCAGAGGTCAGAATATTCTCGGATATCGTCATTACGCTGATGATGTTGTCGAATACTTTGTTCAGAAATCCATTGCCAACGGCATTGATATCATTCGTATATTCGATGCTCTTAACGACCCCAGAAATCTTAAGGTTGCCATTGACGCCACTAAAAAAGAGGGTGGTCATGTCCAGGCCGCTTTCAGCTATACAACAAGCCCTGTTCACAATAACGAATATTTTGCAAAATATGCAAAGCAGCTTGAAGAAATGGGTGCGGATTCAATTTGTATAAAGGATATGTCAGGTCTTTTAAAGCCCTATGACGCGTATGAATTGGTAAAGAGCCTTAAGGCAAATACCAAGCTTCCAATCGAACTTCACACACATTACACTTCCGGTCTTGCTTCCATGACCGCACTTAAAGCTATTGAAGCTGGCTGTGATATTATCGATACTGCTATTTCTCCAATGGCGATGGGTACCTCTCAGCTTCCTACCGAGTCACTTGTTGCAACTCTTGCGGGTACTGAATACGATACCGGACTTGATCTTGCGGCTCTTGATGAAATCTGTAAGTATTTCACCCCCCTCAGAGATAAATATATAAAGAGTGGACTTCTCGATCCCGCAGTTCTTAAGGTTGATGTAAATGCTCTTATGTTCCAGGTTCCCGGTGGTATGCTTTCCAATCTGGTTTCTCAGCTCAAGCAGGCGGGAAAATCTGACAAGCTCCGTGAGGTGCTTGAGGAGGTTCCGCGTGTAAGAGCAGACGCAGGTTATCCACCTCTGGTTACACCTTCCAGCCAGATTGTCGGTACACAGGCTGTTTTCAACGTTATAAATGGCGAGCGCTATAAAATGGTAACCAAAGAATTCAAAGCACTCGTCAAGGGTGAATACGGTAAAACTCCCGTTAAAATCGATGACGAATTTGTAAAGAAAATTGCAAAAGAAGAACCACTCACGACAGGTCGCCCGGCTGATGCACTCAAGCCTGAGCTCAGCAAGCTCCGCGAAGAAATCAAAGAATATATCGAGCAGGATGAGGACGTATTGTCCTACGCACTTTTTGAGCAAGTTGCGCTCAAGTTCTTTGAAAAGCGCCGCGCGGAGAAATATAAGCTTGATGCTGAAAACGGAGATATCGAAAAACAAGTTCATCCGGTTTAA
- a CDS encoding patatin family protein, which translates to MKTGLVLEGGGMRGMFTAGVLDVFLENNLKFDGAIGVSAGAVFGCNFKSQQIGRVIRYNTNYCRDYRYCSLRSLITTGNLFGADFCYNKLPNELDIFDIDTYKRNPMKFCVVTTDIEKGVAIYKECDNGDQNDLEWYRASASLPLVSRAVEIDGLKLMDGGIADPIPLKHFEELGYNKNIVILTQPDNFIKRPDKSVRLIKHVYKHYPELIKAMERRHNVYNEQLNYVSCREKSGDVLAIRPPVILPVGRIEHSSKKLYLAYSMGREVAENKIKEIKGFLGYV; encoded by the coding sequence ATGAAAACCGGGCTGGTACTTGAGGGTGGCGGTATGCGCGGAATGTTTACTGCCGGTGTTTTGGACGTTTTTTTAGAAAATAACCTAAAATTTGATGGTGCAATCGGGGTTTCTGCGGGAGCCGTCTTCGGGTGCAACTTCAAATCTCAGCAAATAGGACGCGTCATCCGATACAATACCAATTATTGTCGCGATTACAGATATTGCAGTCTTCGTTCGCTTATCACAACGGGCAACTTATTCGGGGCTGATTTTTGCTATAATAAGCTTCCGAATGAACTTGATATTTTTGATATTGACACATACAAAAGAAATCCTATGAAGTTTTGTGTTGTCACAACAGATATTGAAAAAGGCGTGGCAATATACAAAGAATGTGATAACGGGGACCAAAACGATCTCGAATGGTACCGCGCATCAGCTTCACTGCCTTTGGTTTCACGCGCGGTAGAAATCGACGGATTGAAGCTTATGGACGGAGGCATTGCAGACCCAATACCGTTAAAGCATTTTGAGGAACTTGGATATAACAAAAATATAGTGATACTTACACAGCCTGACAACTTTATAAAACGTCCCGATAAATCGGTACGTCTCATAAAGCATGTATATAAACATTATCCCGAACTTATCAAAGCTATGGAGCGCCGTCATAACGTTTACAACGAACAACTGAATTATGTTTCGTGCAGAGAAAAAAGCGGTGATGTTCTTGCTATTCGTCCACCGGTTATATTACCTGTGGGACGAATTGAACATAGCAGTAAAAAACTATATTTGGCATACTCGATGGGTAGGGAAGTGGCAGAGAATAAAATTAAAGAAATCAAAGGATTTTTAGGATATGTATAA
- a CDS encoding HAD family hydrolase, with product MIKNILFDLDGTLTDPKVGITTCVAYAAEKEGLGKHAPDEFISFIGPPLKKMFMSYFNVGDAEGERLLKFYRERFSTVGLFENNPYEGINDLLDGLKKYNLYVATSKPEIYSLRILEKFDLLKFFKAVYGSSLDGSHVEKGELISHLIKKEKLKSDECVMVGDRKYDIIGAKDNGITSLGVLYGYGSREELEAENPEYIAEDIDELKKILYNL from the coding sequence ATGATTAAAAATATTTTATTCGACCTGGACGGAACACTTACTGACCCTAAAGTCGGTATAACCACCTGCGTTGCCTATGCCGCCGAGAAAGAAGGACTCGGTAAGCATGCTCCCGACGAATTCATTTCATTTATCGGTCCGCCACTTAAAAAAATGTTTATGTCATATTTCAATGTTGGAGATGCGGAAGGGGAGCGTTTATTGAAATTCTACAGAGAACGATTTTCCACCGTCGGTTTGTTTGAAAATAACCCATACGAAGGCATAAACGACTTGTTGGATGGATTGAAGAAATACAACCTATATGTTGCCACATCGAAGCCTGAGATTTATTCACTGCGTATCTTAGAAAAATTTGATTTGCTTAAATTTTTTAAAGCTGTATATGGCAGTTCGTTGGATGGTTCACATGTTGAAAAGGGAGAACTTATTTCCCATTTGATAAAAAAAGAAAAGCTCAAATCTGACGAATGCGTTATGGTAGGGGATAGAAAGTATGATATTATAGGTGCCAAAGATAACGGCATAACTTCTCTTGGCGTATTGTACGGATACGGGAGCCGTGAAGAGCTTGAGGCTGAGAATCCGGAATATATTGCCGAAGATATTGACGAATTAAAAAAGATATTGTATAATCTTTAA
- a CDS encoding sodium ion-translocating decarboxylase subunit beta, whose protein sequence is MLQAVIQFLDSTGVAKLLADTAGWKILVMYAIIGVLFYLAVVKKFEPLLLLPIAFGMLLANLPGAGLIHMELFIDPGNPKAPLDIVRIVKEGGLIDFLYLGVKLGIYPPLIFLGVGAMTDFSPLIANPKSLFLGAAAQLGVFAAFIGALLLGFAPEAAASIGIIGGADGPTAIYVTKTLAADLLGPIAIAAYSYMALIPFIQPPIMKFFTTKEERSIVMTQLRPVSKLEQVLFPIIVALVVSLILPDCAALVGMLMLGNLLKVSGVTDRLSNTAQNELMNIVTILLGVSVGATANAETFLDPQTLYIIVLGLAAFCFSTAGGVIFGKIMCHLTKGKINPLIGSAGVSAVPMAARVAQTVGQKENPSNFLLMHAMGPNVAGVIGSAVAAGVFLALFK, encoded by the coding sequence ATGCTTCAAGCTGTAATACAATTTTTGGACAGTACAGGCGTTGCAAAGCTCCTTGCTGATACAGCCGGTTGGAAAATATTAGTTATGTATGCCATAATCGGTGTGCTCTTTTACTTGGCTGTCGTAAAGAAGTTTGAACCGCTGTTGCTGCTTCCCATTGCATTCGGTATGTTACTTGCCAATCTTCCGGGTGCAGGTCTTATACACATGGAGTTATTCATTGACCCCGGAAATCCTAAGGCGCCTCTTGACATAGTACGTATTGTTAAAGAAGGCGGTCTGATTGATTTTCTGTACCTTGGTGTAAAACTCGGTATCTACCCTCCACTTATTTTCCTTGGTGTAGGTGCAATGACCGATTTTTCACCGCTTATTGCGAATCCAAAGTCGCTGTTCTTGGGTGCAGCTGCACAGTTGGGTGTGTTTGCCGCGTTTATCGGCGCGCTTTTGTTGGGGTTTGCCCCTGAAGCCGCTGCTTCGATCGGTATTATAGGCGGTGCCGATGGACCTACTGCAATATATGTAACCAAGACATTGGCCGCTGACCTACTTGGGCCAATTGCAATTGCCGCATATTCGTATATGGCATTGATACCGTTTATTCAGCCACCGATAATGAAGTTTTTCACTACAAAGGAAGAACGTTCTATTGTTATGACACAGTTGCGACCCGTTTCGAAGCTTGAACAGGTTTTGTTTCCCATAATTGTAGCACTGGTGGTTTCACTTATTCTGCCTGATTGCGCTGCACTTGTAGGTATGCTGATGCTTGGCAACCTCCTGAAAGTGAGCGGAGTTACCGACCGTCTTTCCAATACCGCTCAAAATGAGCTCATGAATATTGTTACAATTTTGCTTGGTGTTTCGGTTGGTGCTACTGCAAATGCAGAAACTTTTCTGGACCCTCAGACTCTTTATATCATTGTTTTGGGTCTTGCTGCATTTTGTTTTTCTACTGCCGGTGGTGTTATTTTCGGCAAAATTATGTGCCATCTCACCAAAGGTAAAATCAACCCGCTTATCGGTTCTGCCGGCGTGTCTGCTGTTCCTATGGCAGCACGCGTTGCTCAAACCGTGGGACAAAAGGAAAATCCTTCCAACTTCTTGCTGATGCATGCAATGGGACCTAATGTTGCCGGTGTTATAGGGTCCGCAGTTGCGGCGGGCGTTTTCCTCGCATTATTCAAATAA
- a CDS encoding HAD family hydrolase produces MYNTVIFDFDYTLGDTTRGIIECANFAFSQMGYDKQSDQSIINTIGLTLKNTFKVITKEDNDEKSTQFAKLFIEKADEVMVHSATLYDSAVRLLNLLKQKNVKTAIVTTKFRRRIVAIFEKFSLTEAIDVVVGSDDVKESKPSPEGLLLAIDKLNTERHKVLYIGDNVVDSLAAQKAGVDFVGVLTGTTTSEEFNKLPNIRIVNSLDEVGDLIFK; encoded by the coding sequence ATGTATAATACAGTGATTTTTGATTTCGATTATACATTGGGTGATACCACTCGCGGGATAATCGAATGTGCAAATTTTGCATTTTCGCAAATGGGTTACGACAAGCAAAGCGATCAAAGTATAATCAACACCATAGGGCTCACTTTAAAAAACACCTTTAAAGTTATAACAAAAGAAGATAATGACGAAAAGTCAACACAGTTTGCAAAGTTGTTTATTGAAAAAGCTGATGAAGTGATGGTTCATAGCGCTACACTGTATGACAGTGCCGTGCGCTTACTTAATCTTCTTAAGCAAAAAAACGTAAAAACAGCAATCGTCACAACCAAATTCAGGAGACGTATTGTTGCGATTTTTGAAAAATTCAGTTTAACGGAAGCAATTGATGTCGTAGTCGGTTCCGACGATGTTAAAGAATCAAAACCATCGCCCGAAGGACTTCTGTTGGCAATTGATAAGTTAAATACAGAAAGACATAAAGTACTGTACATAGGAGATAACGTTGTTGATTCGCTTGCAGCACAGAAAGCTGGTGTAGATTTCGTGGGCGTTCTCACAGGAACGACAACAAGTGAAGAATTCAATAAATTGCCAAATATAAGAATAGTTAACTCACTTGATGAAGTGGGTGATTTGATCTTTAAATAA
- the ruvX gene encoding Holliday junction resolvase RuvX encodes MRILGIDYGDVYMGMAVCDVNEFLASGLRTAKVKGLHDAAEIIAETAKEENAEKIVIGMPFNVDGRKGDRVEKTLLLIQYLGEICDIPVETMDERYTTVEAYTYLNATGASAKKKKGVVNTLSATIILQDYLDMKKNRA; translated from the coding sequence ATGAGAATACTGGGCATTGATTACGGCGATGTATATATGGGAATGGCCGTGTGTGACGTTAATGAATTTCTGGCAAGCGGTTTGCGAACTGCTAAGGTTAAGGGGCTCCATGATGCTGCTGAGATAATTGCTGAAACTGCAAAAGAAGAAAATGCAGAAAAAATAGTAATCGGTATGCCTTTTAATGTAGATGGCAGAAAAGGTGATAGGGTGGAGAAAACTTTACTGCTCATACAGTACTTGGGTGAAATTTGCGATATTCCTGTCGAAACAATGGATGAAAGATACACAACCGTTGAAGCTTATACCTATCTTAATGCCACCGGAGCATCAGCAAAAAAGAAAAAGGGTGTTGTAAACACCCTTTCTGCAACAATCATTCTTCAGGACTATCTGGACATGAAAAAGAATAGGGCTTAG
- a CDS encoding biotin/lipoyl-binding protein codes for MKKYNVTVNGKTYEVEVEEVGGSYTAPVAPVAAPSAPAATPAPAPAPAAKSAAPASGNPITSPMPGTILKVNVTSGQKVAKGDVLCVLEAMKMENDIVAPEDGTVSSVNTQKGATVNSGDLLFTIA; via the coding sequence ATGAAAAAATATAATGTTACCGTTAATGGTAAAACATACGAGGTTGAAGTTGAAGAAGTAGGCGGTTCATATACAGCGCCCGTTGCGCCTGTCGCCGCTCCCTCCGCTCCTGCAGCGACACCCGCACCTGCACCTGCTCCTGCTGCAAAGTCTGCAGCTCCTGCTTCCGGAAATCCAATCACATCTCCTATGCCCGGAACAATTCTTAAGGTTAATGTTACATCCGGTCAGAAGGTTGCAAAGGGTGATGTGCTTTGCGTACTGGAAGCAATGAAGATGGAAAATGATATAGTTGCTCCAGAGGATGGCACTGTTTCTTCTGTAAATACACAGAAGGGTGCTACTGTCAATTCCGGAGATTTACTTTTCACAATAGCGTAA
- a CDS encoding MATE family efflux transporter, protein MNFQELQMQKHTQMTQTPIPTLIRRLSTPTLVTMMITSVYNLCDTYFVGNLGTEQSAAIGVVFSVMALIQAIGFCMGMGAGNYSSRLLGQKDHETAQTVASIGFVTSLFAGAVLTVFGLIYIDELVFIIGASESVAPYAVLYGQIILIGAPYMAASFVLNNLLRSQGNPFLGMVGIGVGAVLNIALDPLLIFTFRMGIAGAAVATIASQAVSFIVLLFLVNGKNGLTKVSFRRFKFDLRLYKEIFRTGLPSFYRQGLACCATILMNIVARGFSDAATAAVGIVARVFHFMFSIMLGIGQGSQPISGFNYGAKRYDRVLEAFWFCVKWTTIILTIVGTIAFVFAPQIISIFRDDNEVIKIGTVSLRLHCVALPVIGWTVMCNMLFQSIGKGLFCSILSLAQQGFCFIPLIFILPKYLGIFGLQASNPMAIILTFIISVPLGIIVLKELRRGDEK, encoded by the coding sequence ATGAATTTTCAGGAATTGCAAATGCAAAAGCATACTCAAATGACCCAAACCCCTATACCCACGCTTATAAGACGTCTCTCTACTCCCACACTTGTTACAATGATGATAACATCAGTCTACAACCTTTGCGACACTTATTTCGTGGGAAATTTAGGTACAGAACAGTCTGCTGCGATAGGAGTGGTGTTTTCCGTAATGGCTCTCATACAGGCGATAGGTTTTTGTATGGGAATGGGGGCGGGGAATTATTCTTCCAGATTATTGGGGCAAAAGGATCATGAAACTGCACAAACTGTCGCTTCCATCGGCTTTGTCACATCACTTTTTGCGGGTGCTGTTCTTACTGTTTTCGGGCTTATCTATATAGATGAACTGGTGTTTATAATCGGTGCCAGCGAAAGTGTTGCTCCATATGCTGTTTTGTACGGTCAAATCATTCTAATCGGCGCACCTTACATGGCTGCTTCATTTGTTTTGAATAACCTTCTGCGTTCACAAGGAAACCCGTTTCTGGGGATGGTTGGTATAGGAGTAGGAGCAGTGCTGAACATTGCACTCGATCCGTTGCTAATATTCACTTTCAGGATGGGAATTGCCGGAGCTGCCGTTGCAACTATAGCCAGCCAAGCTGTTTCTTTCATTGTTCTTCTTTTTCTCGTAAACGGAAAAAACGGTCTAACCAAAGTGTCTTTTAGACGTTTCAAATTCGATTTAAGGCTTTATAAAGAAATTTTCCGAACGGGTCTTCCTTCTTTTTATAGGCAAGGATTAGCTTGCTGTGCAACTATATTAATGAATATTGTAGCACGCGGATTCTCGGATGCCGCAACCGCTGCGGTGGGTATAGTAGCACGAGTATTTCATTTCATGTTTTCAATTATGCTCGGTATTGGGCAGGGGTCTCAGCCTATAAGCGGTTTCAATTACGGCGCCAAACGCTACGATAGAGTTTTGGAGGCTTTTTGGTTTTGCGTAAAATGGACAACGATAATACTCACCATTGTCGGCACTATTGCTTTTGTATTTGCTCCACAAATCATTTCAATTTTCAGAGACGACAATGAAGTTATAAAAATCGGCACCGTATCTTTAAGGCTTCATTGTGTAGCTCTTCCGGTAATAGGTTGGACGGTTATGTGCAATATGCTGTTTCAATCAATCGGAAAAGGGTTGTTTTGCTCTATACTCTCCTTGGCTCAGCAAGGTTTTTGCTTTATTCCTCTTATTTTCATATTACCTAAATATCTTGGCATATTCGGGTTGCAAGCAAGCAATCCGATGGCTATAATTCTTACGTTTATAATTTCCGTTCCCTTAGGCATAATTGTTCTGAAAGAACTGAGAAGGGGGGACGAAAAATGA
- the csaB gene encoding polysaccharide pyruvyl transferase CsaB, which yields MKIFLTTMSMGIGGAETHVFELSLSLLKRGHDVTIVSAGGDFMSKLIEKGIKHIYAPMNVRSIKSIIDSYIILRNAVKSERPDIIHGHARIPALVSHYVAKEFNIPFVTTDHGKFDTSLMTTLMTRWGDKTLTVSEDLKEYLLTNYKIKEENVYLTINGIDTDTFSPYKPKCDSLLEEFGIPKESKVILTVSRLDSTAFRCAEELIECAEKIYSHDNDTRILIIGSGDLYDAIKLNADAVNKKLGINYIIMPGRRTDISDICTIADVFCGVSRAAMEAASSGKSILLAGDGAYFGVLNKDNLSLAESYNFTCRGIKGFDKDRFISDIFHVLDATEDVKNTSSFLREYVINNLSAKRMTDDTENVYHAAMREKGDYDCVLLGYYGFGNMGDDALLQSVISNLRDKLPYLRIAVLSHNVKKMRHKLSALKVDVYNRFNPFCFGKVIKKSDNLIFGGGTLLQDNTSTKSLLYYLFMIKYARNHNSDVILYANGIGPIKKEKNRQRIKKILPYLSLITARDRQSFDYIKELNCDVNMHLTADEALTTSCGEKCDLVRPEIRQKGFICVSVREWKGIKDAEYIKCIQAVSEFCLKKNLAILFVVMESKNDAVLTEKLSRFVKVPVQILHTGEEMSGEQLTSVIAEAKMTVSVRLHSLIFSACANVPMIGLVYDPKVSAFMRLAETPEKYIISIGPDSEIKLTNALEMLHDELLDEKERLAKRMKILSDAAKQNSVITADFLRKDKDENTGH from the coding sequence ATGAAAATCTTTCTTACTACCATGTCCATGGGTATAGGCGGCGCCGAAACCCATGTGTTTGAATTGTCTCTCTCACTTCTGAAACGCGGACACGATGTCACAATTGTTTCTGCCGGCGGTGATTTTATGTCCAAACTTATCGAAAAGGGCATAAAGCACATATATGCGCCAATGAATGTGCGCTCAATCAAGTCTATCATTGATTCTTATATAATTTTGCGCAATGCTGTTAAATCGGAAAGACCGGATATAATTCATGGTCATGCAAGGATACCGGCATTGGTTTCTCATTATGTTGCAAAAGAGTTCAATATACCGTTTGTGACAACAGACCACGGCAAGTTTGACACTTCTCTTATGACAACTCTTATGACCCGTTGGGGAGATAAAACTCTTACAGTCAGTGAAGATTTGAAGGAGTATCTCCTCACTAACTACAAAATTAAAGAAGAAAATGTCTATCTGACTATCAACGGTATCGATACCGACACTTTTTCTCCGTATAAACCAAAATGCGATTCGTTGCTTGAAGAGTTTGGAATACCAAAAGAATCTAAAGTTATTCTTACTGTTTCACGCCTGGACAGCACAGCTTTCCGTTGCGCCGAAGAGCTTATTGAGTGTGCAGAAAAGATTTATTCACACGACAATGATACGCGTATACTCATAATCGGAAGCGGTGATTTGTACGATGCAATCAAACTGAACGCTGACGCGGTTAATAAAAAACTGGGGATAAATTATATCATAATGCCCGGGCGGCGTACTGATATTAGCGACATTTGCACTATCGCGGATGTGTTTTGCGGTGTATCGCGTGCGGCTATGGAAGCCGCGTCAAGCGGCAAATCCATTCTTCTTGCAGGAGATGGCGCATATTTTGGTGTTTTGAATAAAGATAACCTTTCGCTTGCCGAAAGCTATAATTTTACTTGCCGAGGTATTAAAGGATTTGACAAGGATAGATTTATCAGCGATATTTTTCATGTTCTGGATGCAACCGAAGATGTAAAAAACACCTCTTCTTTTTTACGCGAATATGTTATTAATAATCTTTCTGCAAAACGTATGACAGATGATACGGAAAATGTTTATCATGCCGCAATGCGTGAAAAGGGAGATTACGACTGCGTGCTCCTCGGATATTATGGATTTGGAAATATGGGTGATGATGCATTGCTTCAGAGCGTGATTAGTAACCTCAGAGACAAACTGCCTTACCTGCGCATCGCCGTTTTATCACATAATGTAAAAAAGATGAGGCATAAGTTGTCCGCACTTAAAGTTGATGTTTATAACCGTTTTAACCCATTTTGCTTTGGAAAGGTGATTAAGAAATCTGATAATCTGATTTTTGGCGGTGGTACTTTATTACAGGATAATACCAGTACAAAATCTCTGTTATACTACTTGTTTATGATTAAGTACGCGCGTAACCATAATTCAGATGTTATTCTGTATGCCAACGGAATAGGTCCAATAAAAAAAGAGAAAAACCGCCAAAGAATCAAAAAAATATTACCGTATTTAAGCCTTATAACTGCACGTGATCGTCAAAGCTTTGATTATATCAAAGAATTGAACTGCGACGTAAATATGCATCTTACTGCCGACGAGGCACTCACAACCTCTTGTGGTGAAAAATGCGATTTGGTGCGTCCTGAAATAAGACAAAAAGGGTTTATATGTGTTTCGGTCCGTGAATGGAAAGGGATAAAAGATGCGGAGTATATCAAGTGTATCCAAGCGGTTTCTGAATTTTGCTTGAAAAAAAACTTGGCAATACTATTTGTTGTGATGGAAAGCAAAAATGATGCCGTCCTTACCGAAAAACTCAGCCGGTTTGTGAAAGTACCTGTACAGATTCTACACACCGGTGAAGAAATGAGCGGTGAACAGCTAACATCGGTAATAGCTGAGGCTAAAATGACTGTTTCGGTTCGGTTGCACAGCTTGATTTTTTCCGCGTGTGCCAACGTTCCTATGATTGGACTGGTGTATGACCCTAAAGTTTCTGCTTTTATGCGACTTGCTGAAACGCCTGAAAAGTACATTATAAGTATTGGACCGGACAGTGAAATTAAACTGACAAATGCTTTAGAAATGCTACACGATGAATTACTCGATGAGAAAGAAAGACTCGCAAAACGAATGAAAATACTGTCGGATGCTGCGAAACAGAACTCTGTTATAACTGCAGATTTTTTAAGGAAGGACAAAGATGAGAATACTGGGCATTGA